In Thalassoglobus sp. JC818, the genomic stretch TGTTTGATGCAAGACGTATACTTGCTGCAGTAATGCCGAGTCCACGTGAAACTCGATCCAAATAGCAGTAGTACAAGACATAACCTAGCAAACGAGGTGCATTGGTCGACGCATGAAACAGCAATTTGAATAGCTCGGTCGCGTCTGCAGATGGATCAAAATAGTGCGTGACATCCTGACCGAACGCCGCGAATCGTTTTTCGAGCAATCGACGCGTGTAATCAATAGCATTCGCTTCGGCGGTTTGGAGTTCATTCGACTTGTAAAGTTGCGAGAAGTCGAGACACATCGTGTCAACTTTGCCAGGGTCAATGCGTCCGTAGTAAACGCGGCCTGGGTAGCCAGCGATCTTTAATTTGATTCGCTCATTCGTTGCGTTGTTCAACGGTGAGAGAATCACGTCCACGAACAGTCGTTGGCTAACCCATTCCAATTCTGAGAAATCGTCGAAAAACACGACCAAACGGAGTAGTTTTGCCTCATCAAGCAAATCGATGATTTCACCGATCAGCTTGGTGAAAGGAAAAGTCTTCAAAACAACGTCGGAGTATTCGTGGTAGAGTTCCTTGTCATCTAATGTCTTCGCGAAATCCGAGCTCCCCAATTCGCCATTGACCTCGCCACCAATTCCGAAGGGATTCACGGATGCACTTGCTGAAACTCGTGTGGATTTCTCTTTCTGCTTCTCAGTTTCACTACGTCTCTTCGCTTTCGCGGAGATTTCGCGAAGTACTGGCAGTTCTTCCGCATGCATCTCGCATTTGCTTACCCGCTCGGCGATATCCATGAGTTCCTTGATCAGGTCTTTATAACCTCGCTTCCGACCAATCCATCGATCAATCAGTGTCATCGACTCAGAGGCTTTTTCGAGCTCAGATATCAGCTGTCTTATCACTTCGCCAAGGAAGTGCTTCTTCAACTGATGTGCTCGTAAAATTGCGGGATCAACGTCTTGCATTTTCTGATCGAAAACAACGGGCTGATTACCTACAGCCAATTCGTGTAAACTCTTGACGTCAATATAGATGGATATAAGGTCGGAGCGCTTGCGAATTTCGGATTGAGCTTTTGCAAAAACAGTGCTCTTTCCTGTGCCTTTTCGGCCAGTTAAAAAAGTGGTGTTTCCGGCGAGGACCGTCGAAAGCACTGCATTTCCAGGGAGTGGATCAACGTATAAGTCATCAATTGGATTTCCACCAACATCTGCAGCAAAGTCCTTTAACTCTGCCCGACGATACTGCCGGAGCGACTCGGCAATTCGGGAAAATGCAGTGGCATTCATATTTCGGACCTGTGGTTGAAATTTGAGAGATATGTTTCTTCTGGACTTGGAGAACCTCCTCCAAGCCATGATCCAAATGGTAGCAGATTTCAAAACTCGTCGACTCCCATTGATGGGGTGGGAAACGCTGGGTGGTCCGACCGGGATCTGCTGGGTTGCGTAGCAACAAGATGCTTCGCTGTTTGGTTTCTAACATTATCCGACGACAAAATCATCACTCGTTTCCAGTCCCGGTGGCCATTGGATCGGAACCCCAACTGTTCGTCGTTGTAGATACCAGCGAGCCGAACTCCAGGGCCAGTCGGTTGCCGACTCATCGAACCCTGCCCGGACTGGATTCTCGTGTCGATCGTCAAGCTTCTCTTCGACTTTCATTTGTGACCAGAAATTCCCACTATCATACCGAGCTTGACAGATGGCATCAGTCGAATCGATAGTCGGCCAGCATTTCGAGAAGGTCTGCCGCAGGAATTGTTTCAGAGTTGTTGAAAACGGATTCTTGAGCCTGGAAGCAGATGGTGAAAACATCTTGTGCCTTCAGCACCCAGCCGACGTCGACCGAGCGACCCTGCGTTACAGTGTAGCAATGAGCGAGTCACAAGCCGAGTAGAACTTAGCGTCCTTCTGACGAACGGCTTGCAGCACGTTTCGAACCGTCAGCCGCTCTTGGTCGGTAAGACTCTTGATTTGCTCTGAATATGCTGTCAATGTTGGTGCCGAGTTCAGAATCCGCATGTGAACGATAACCGCCCATCGTGGTGAATGTCCGAAGAAATCGCCAAGGTGGTTGCCGATTTCACGAACATACGTCGCATCATCGAAATTCTCGATGGAATGGATGATTGAGAACATCAACTCATCGTATTCGGCATCATCCTCGAAGAACGGGAGCAGCTTTCCGATGCAGTCGGGATCGTTCAAAGTGGCAACCTGACCAAGCAGGTCTTCCACACGTTCGACGTAGCCGTTCTTCTGGTTCGTTAATTCGGTCTCTATCTGAGTTATCAAACTGTCAATCATGAGCTTATCCTCCCGGTTTCTTGCCGAACAATTCAGGGTGTGATTGCTTGTTTAGGCGTATCAATTCCTGCAACTGCTGCCGGATGTAAGCATCGTAAAGCCCCTCTTGCTGATAGATGCTCCGGGCATCTCTTATGCCACGCTGGGTGGTCCGGTCGAGATCGGCAGGGTTGTGTAGCAACAAGATGCTTCACTGTCCGGATTCTAACTTTAAACGACGACGAAATCATCATCCGTTTCCAGTCCCGGAGGCCATTTGAAGGGAGCCACAACTGTTCGTCGCTGTCGATACCAGCGAGCCGAACTCCAGAGCCAGTCGGTTGCCGACTCAACGAACCCTGCACGAACCGGATTCTCGTGTAGATCGTCAAGCTTCTCTTCGACTTTCTTTCGTGACCAGAGATTCACTCCATGGTGCCGAGCCTGTCAGATGGCATCAGTCGAATTGATTGTCGACCAGTATTTCGGGAAGGTCTGCCGCAGGAATTGTTTCAGAGTTGTTGAAACCGGATTCTTGAGGCTGGAAGCACATGGCAATAACAACTTGTGCCTTCGTCGCCCAGCCGACCTCGGCCGGGCCGCCCTGCGTGCCGTAATTACTCAACCCAAAATCTTATCGCTCTGGTTCAACTCTTGGGAGCATGTCAGTATCATGCATCATGAGATTACGATTCATGACTCTTATCACTTCGGGAGCTTGAATGATGAGATGTGCTGGAGTTGCGATTGCTGTTGTCGTTTGCGTTTCCATGACCAGTTTGGCTTATGGCGACTTTACTTTTGTGTCTCAAAGTGTCCAGCAAAACTTCGATGGGACGACGGATTTTTCAATCACATTTAATCGAGTGCCCGATTTTACGATCGTCGATACTGTGGGCCGGCAGCAGAGTGCATTTCAGTTTATGATTTACGGCGATGTGCGCTATGCATCGATCATCCGTGGCCCAGAAATTCATTTATCGGGTTCGATGCTGCGAATTCGAAACGGATCAGGCAGTAGCGGTGACCCCGGTTCGGGAGGCTGGGGAACTGTGATTACGGAAGTCCCCTGGGTGCTCGATGACAAAACAGTGACGTTCTCGGTGCAGACGTCGTTATTGACGACAAAATTTTTCACCGATGGCGGATTTCGTTACGACGTGTTGGCCACAGAATACGGAGCCTCGACGAGAAATTTGCAAGGGCTCAGCAGTGTTCCCGAACCATCGACATTTTCCCTACTGGGCTTAGGTGGCCTCACCTTGGGATTCTTCTGTCGCAGGCGGATAGCGTGGTGTTTTCGATGATTAAAGCATCTTCAGATTTGGTTGACACCTTTTCTGAGGGTGGCCCAGCCGACCTCGGCCGGGCCACCCATGAATCTGTCTCATTCTGCGTGTTCTCATATTCAAATTAGCAGCCTGCCATGTCTGCGAAGAACATACATGTCTGACCGGTTGCTAATTCGATGTCCCGGCTGCAATGCCATCGTTGCTGCAACACGAGCTGCTTGCCTTGGATGTGGTCGATGCCTGAACTGTGGTCGTAAACGCGTCACAAAAGTCGACCAATGTCCGACGTGCGACATCCCGTACTGTGACTGCTGCGGTCGCTGTCCAGAATGCGCTGAATTGAGATACTCCGATATCGGCCCTTGTGAATGCGGTCACCCAGACGACCAATCAGCCCTCCAATCACTCGTTCGCTACCACGCCGTCGTCGGTGCAGAAAGGGCACCGACACCTGCTGGTTGTATGATCGCGATGATTGTCTGCGCTGCCTTCATCATTTGTGCTGTCGTGGGGTTGAGGATTTGGTTCTAATGACAACTTCCTGACGTGCTTCACTGAAAAAATAGACAGAGTGCGACGCAGACCCACCATCAACTGAGGAATGATGTTCTCGCGGAAATCGACTGAAGCGGAAGTGATTCATCTACTGGTGGGAGTGATCCGAAGCTTGGAGTGAATCGATGTCCCGAATCAGAATTGTCGCTCCGTTGGTGAGGCGGCATCGCTCCCGCGATTCGTTCCGAGTACGAATGTTCCGATCTGTCCTTCGGATTTTTGACCAAGCGTTCAATGGTTCTTGCTCCGTTGACTTCCTTGACGTGAACGAAAAGAGTTCATGATGTCCCACTCTGTGACAATTCAACCGATGACGACAGAAGATGTGTCTGAGGTGCTGGCGTTGTGGGAGGGGATTGAAGGTTTAATTCTGACTGCGACGGATAATGTTGAAGATTTAAGTTGTTACTTCCAGCACAACCCAGGGCTGAGTCAGGTGGCGATTCATGATGAGAGCGTGGTGGGCGCGGTTTTGTGTGGGCATGATGGAAGGCGCGGGTACCTGCATCATCTCGCGGTGACTGCGGAATATCAAAAGCAGGGGATTGGGCGAGCACTGGTTCGTGAGTGCATGTCGAAGCTGAGGAACGTCGGGATTCGCCAATGCAATCTCTTCTTGATTGCTGACAACGCGGACGGTCGCCGGTTCTGGGAGAACGATGGATGGAGCGAGTGGCCGGAGATTCGACTCATGTCGAAAACGATTGAAGGGTGAAGAAAACAGCTCATCCCTGAGTACGTTTCGAATCGTTCGATCGGTCGGGGCATTTGAGATCAGAGCGGACTTCAGTTCCAGTTGTCGATTTTGATGTCGTTGGGGGATGGGCGGCCCTGGCCTGATTCGACGTAGGCCCGCAGGCTCAGCAGGAATGTGGCCCACTTCATGTTGCAGTGTGCGAAGCTTTCGCTCTGCTCCTGCCAACCGGAGTGTGAAAAGATCACGGTCGACTGGTCGTCTTCTTCTGTGATCTTGAACGCGACCTTCGTGCCGATCCAGTCGTCAGGTCCTCCGACGCATTCCCAGTGCAGGGTTGTCGGGGACGTCTGTTGAGTGATTTTCATCGAGATCGTTCCGATGCATTCACCACCGGGTGATCGAAAGATAAAACTCAGCGTGCCTGATTCATCGCGATTGTCTTCGATTTCGTTGGTCCACCACTCTCGCAGGCCTTCTGTGGTATTGACGGCTCGAAAGACCTCAGTGGGTTTGGCTTTGATGCCGATGCGGTGCAGGATTTGTGACATGAATAGACTCCGAAGGTGTTGTGACTCGATTTGATCGATACTTGCAAAATGCAAGTATCTGTCAGTGTGCCATCGCTACTTGTGAAATGCAAGTAGAAGGTGTAGGATTTTTTTATGGCGAAGAAAGAAAATGTCGCGGAGAACACAGAGCTTCGGTCGCACTGTCCGGTGAATTACGCTCTGGAAATGGTGGGCGATCGCTGGGCGCTGCTGATACTGCGTGACATGGTTTTTCGAGGCAGAAGGACCTACGGAGAGTTTCTGGCCAGCGAAGAGAAGATCGCGACCAACATTCTGTCGACTCGGCTCCGACAGCTGAAGGAACGTGGAATCTTGCAGCAGGCCAAGCGAAAAGGTCCGTACGAACTGACAGAGAAGGGGCTCGACCTCATTCCACTATTGTTCGAAATGGTGCTTTGGAGTTCCAAATACGATCCCCATTCAGAAGCAGCCCGTATCCCGCGACTGGTGGAATTGATCGAGAAGAACAACCGTAAAGTCAGCGAAGAAGTCATCTCCCAGGTTCGCAGAGGCGAACCGGTCGTCAAAAATTATCTGTAGCTGCGGAGAGCGGTCGATTCAGTGGAAGTAGGATCGGACAAATTACGTACGGTTTTGATGACCGATCGGGACAATCTATGTGGACACCTCAATTGAGTCCGATTCAGCTAAAAAGCACCGTCTCGCTACGGGGGCTGATTGTGGCATTCTTCGTGGTGGTGGTTGCGTTCTATTGCATTTCGGGTGTCCGTGAGGCGCGGGAGGATGTTGAACGAAGCATCGCGCGGAGCCATTTGAAGTATGTCGCTTTTGTGGCAATGAATTACGAAACAGTGCGATCGGAATCGGTATTGCGTAGCGACGAAGATCCGTCACAAAGCTGGCTGGAAAGATTACATCGTTTTTATGAGCATCGAGAATTTGGCCGTGAAGAGGAAGACGTGGTAATTACGCTTGATGTTCCGAAGTGGCTTCGTGATGCAGGTGAACGAGAAGCACAAACAGCAAAATTCACTAGCTTGCGACTTGTCGAAATCAACCCAGATACCAATGAGTTCCTGTTTAGAGTCTGTGGAGAATGGATGATCGCTTATCTCCCCTCTCACAGAGTTCCCTGGACCTCGCCAGAGCAATTGTCGACCGAGGAATTCTTAGCGATTCTTGAATCGCTCCCTGCTAATCACTCTGTGCAATTCGTCACTTCGGAAGGGAAAGTCGGGGAAATCTGCAATGGAACGATTCGCCTCGCCATGAGTCGCGTCGGGTCAATTCGTTCAAATAGTCACGTAAGCTGGGTTTCGTCCCAGCAAAGGTGGGATGGGTCGATTGAATGAAAAGCGGTGCCGCGGCCGTGTTGGCCGTGCGGTTGCGGAAGAGCGTCATCTTCGACAGAATCTGGCCTGAAAGTGACAATCGACGTCTATATCCCCTCCGTCACCCTTACCAACACCTCTACCCTACCAAATGCAGAACTTCCTTAGTTCGGCCGGGAGATGTCTCAGCCTACGTGACTGCCAAACCGCTCCATGGACGAACGCTAGTTCATGGATGCCGAGTAGGTCATTTTGAATTGGGTAATGACCCATTTGCGGATGATTTCATCAGTTGATCCTACAGTTCAGAAGGCGACAGGATGCCGCTCTACGAAATGCATGCAACGCAGTTTAATGCGATAGAACAGACGACTTTTGAGTCGTCCAAGATCAAAGAACGTGGTGATTTGCAGCGGCTGCTACGCGCTCAAATTGATGTACTCGTTTCCGATACGATGGTGATCGCAGAAGAGTTTAGCAATTGGGAAGACTCATCTCGCAGGGTCGACCTGCTGGCCATTGATCGAGACGCGAACTTAGTCGTCATCGAACTGAAACGGACTGGTGATGGCGGCCATATGGAACTGCAAGCGGTTCGCTACGCCGCGATGGTATCAGCCATGACATGGGAACAAGCTGTTGAAGCCCATCGGGCTTATCGACAGGCCCTTGGGAAATCCGCCGAAGATGCTGAGCAGACGATTCTGGAATTTTTGGGTTGGGAAGAACCGGACGAAGAGAACTTCGCCAGTGACATTCGCATTGTATTGGCCTCGGCCGACTTCTCTCGCGAACTGACCACGTCGGTCTTGTGGCTGAATGAGCGTGGGCTGGATATTCGATGCCTCCGCATGGTTCCGTATAAATATCACGATCAAGTTCTATTGGATATTCAACAGGTGATCCCTCTTCCTGAAGCTGAAGAATACCAGATCCGATTGCGGGAAAAGGCGCATCAAGAACGAAGTGCACGCCAAGCGAATACTGCGAGGCAGGAACGGC encodes the following:
- a CDS encoding helix-turn-helix domain-containing protein translates to MAKKENVAENTELRSHCPVNYALEMVGDRWALLILRDMVFRGRRTYGEFLASEEKIATNILSTRLRQLKERGILQQAKRKGPYELTEKGLDLIPLLFEMVLWSSKYDPHSEAARIPRLVELIEKNNRKVSEEVISQVRRGEPVVKNYL
- a CDS encoding PHD finger domain-containing protein, encoding MNATAFSRIAESLRQYRRAELKDFAADVGGNPIDDLYVDPLPGNAVLSTVLAGNTTFLTGRKGTGKSTVFAKAQSEIRKRSDLISIYIDVKSLHELAVGNQPVVFDQKMQDVDPAILRAHQLKKHFLGEVIRQLISELEKASESMTLIDRWIGRKRGYKDLIKELMDIAERVSKCEMHAEELPVLREISAKAKRRSETEKQKEKSTRVSASASVNPFGIGGEVNGELGSSDFAKTLDDKELYHEYSDVVLKTFPFTKLIGEIIDLLDEAKLLRLVVFFDDFSELEWVSQRLFVDVILSPLNNATNERIKLKIAGYPGRVYYGRIDPGKVDTMCLDFSQLYKSNELQTAEANAIDYTRRLLEKRFAAFGQDVTHYFDPSADATELFKLLFHASTNAPRLLGYVLYYCYLDRVSRGLGITAASIRLASNKYYSSIVAQYFDRAGRFALEPFERKLDRHNQQRLLKTLLTESTDLKKRIYRGEVGGSYFSKLGGNPPVSHFYIDPKLESVLSSLEFNFLVTKYSDTRDKNGRDVSVFAFFYGLAEAEKFAWGYPPGRDYRNYFVQRCFDYNRVIHQFLSKTTTIRCDECGACFSMDDEEKIAFYRWKCPECQSGICSVVQLSDDFESEVAKLDEALMLEEVELEILNVLEEADDWMRAGEISLLIDGTYQLVGHRTSKLQDQDLVHKEMIDGHRRSQISQKAKDIYFA
- a CDS encoding Imm30 family immunity protein, which translates into the protein MIDSLITQIETELTNQKNGYVERVEDLLGQVATLNDPDCIGKLLPFFEDDAEYDELMFSIIHSIENFDDATYVREIGNHLGDFFGHSPRWAVIVHMRILNSAPTLTAYSEQIKSLTDQERLTVRNVLQAVRQKDAKFYSACDSLIATL
- a CDS encoding SRPBCC domain-containing protein, with product MSQILHRIGIKAKPTEVFRAVNTTEGLREWWTNEIEDNRDESGTLSFIFRSPGGECIGTISMKITQQTSPTTLHWECVGGPDDWIGTKVAFKITEEDDQSTVIFSHSGWQEQSESFAHCNMKWATFLLSLRAYVESGQGRPSPNDIKIDNWN
- a CDS encoding PEP-CTERM sorting domain-containing protein; protein product: MMRCAGVAIAVVVCVSMTSLAYGDFTFVSQSVQQNFDGTTDFSITFNRVPDFTIVDTVGRQQSAFQFMIYGDVRYASIIRGPEIHLSGSMLRIRNGSGSSGDPGSGGWGTVITEVPWVLDDKTVTFSVQTSLLTTKFFTDGGFRYDVLATEYGASTRNLQGLSSVPEPSTFSLLGLGGLTLGFFCRRRIAWCFR
- a CDS encoding GNAT family N-acetyltransferase, translating into MMSHSVTIQPMTTEDVSEVLALWEGIEGLILTATDNVEDLSCYFQHNPGLSQVAIHDESVVGAVLCGHDGRRGYLHHLAVTAEYQKQGIGRALVRECMSKLRNVGIRQCNLFLIADNADGRRFWENDGWSEWPEIRLMSKTIEG
- a CDS encoding DUF4268 domain-containing protein; protein product: MPLYEMHATQFNAIEQTTFESSKIKERGDLQRLLRAQIDVLVSDTMVIAEEFSNWEDSSRRVDLLAIDRDANLVVIELKRTGDGGHMELQAVRYAAMVSAMTWEQAVEAHRAYRQALGKSAEDAEQTILEFLGWEEPDEENFASDIRIVLASADFSRELTTSVLWLNERGLDIRCLRMVPYKYHDQVLLDIQQVIPLPEAEEYQIRLREKAHQERSARQANTARQERHMKFWAGLLPKANSKLELHRPISPSREHWLISSRFGIQFVYFILSDRGRVELSLQRSVKEENKAIFDELFIHRKQIEEMFGGPLEWKRQDDTNVSRICVQVSGGGIKDESSWDAIQEKMVEVMQAFFSAFEPYLQKYRDGQTPEIRTEPETIST